Proteins encoded by one window of Pseudomonas sp. LS44:
- the prfA gene encoding peptide chain release factor 1, whose product MKASLVNKLDALQDRFEELTALLGDAEVISEQTKFRAYSKEYAEVEPVAQCFRDYRKVQEDLLSAQALLKDNDPDMREMAAEEVAQAKEQLSELESRLQRMLLPKDPNDGRNVFLEIRAGTGGDEAAIFSGDLFRMYSRYAERRGWRVEVLSENEGEHGGFKEVIARVEGDNVYAKLKFESGAHRVQRVPETESQGRIHTSACTVAVLPEPDEQQAIEINPADLRVDTYRSSGAGGQHVNTTDSAIRITHLPTGIVVECQEERSQHKNRARAMAWLAAKLQDQQEAAAHKEISETRKLLVGSGDRSERIRTYNYPQGRVTDHRINLTLYSLNEVLAGGVDAVIEPLLSEYQADQLAALGD is encoded by the coding sequence ATGAAAGCGTCATTAGTAAACAAGCTCGACGCCCTGCAAGATCGCTTCGAGGAGCTCACCGCGCTGCTCGGCGATGCTGAAGTGATCAGCGAGCAGACCAAGTTCCGCGCCTACTCCAAGGAATATGCCGAGGTCGAGCCGGTTGCCCAGTGCTTCCGCGACTACCGCAAGGTGCAGGAGGATTTGCTCAGCGCGCAGGCGCTGCTCAAAGACAACGACCCCGACATGCGCGAGATGGCGGCGGAAGAAGTCGCCCAGGCCAAGGAGCAGCTGAGCGAGCTGGAGAGTCGCCTGCAACGCATGCTGCTGCCGAAAGACCCGAATGACGGTCGCAACGTATTCCTCGAGATCCGCGCCGGCACCGGCGGCGACGAGGCGGCGATCTTCTCCGGCGACCTGTTCCGCATGTATTCGCGCTATGCCGAGCGTCGCGGCTGGCGCGTCGAGGTGCTCTCCGAGAACGAAGGCGAGCACGGCGGTTTCAAGGAAGTCATCGCCCGCGTCGAGGGCGACAACGTCTACGCCAAGCTCAAGTTCGAGTCCGGCGCACATCGCGTGCAGCGCGTGCCGGAAACCGAGTCGCAAGGGCGCATCCACACCTCCGCGTGCACCGTGGCGGTATTGCCGGAGCCGGACGAGCAGCAAGCCATCGAGATCAACCCGGCCGATCTGCGCGTCGATACCTACCGCTCCTCGGGCGCCGGTGGCCAGCACGTCAACACCACCGACTCGGCGATCCGCATCACCCACTTGCCCACCGGCATCGTCGTCGAATGCCAGGAAGAGCGCTCGCAGCACAAGAACCGTGCACGGGCCATGGCCTGGCTGGCGGCCAAGCTGCAAGACCAGCAGGAAGCCGCCGCGCACAAGGAAATCTCCGAGACGCGCAAGCTGCTGGTCGGCTCTGGCGACCGTTCCGAGCGCATTCGCACCTACAACTATCCGCAGGGCCGGGTCACCGATCACCGCATCAACCTGACCCTCTACAGCCTCAACGAAGTGCTCGCCGGTGGCGTGGATGCGGTGATCGAACCGCTGCTAAGCGAATACCAGGCCGACCAGTTGGCGGCGCTCGGCGATTGA
- the hemA gene encoding glutamyl-tRNA reductase — protein MAFLALGINHKTASVEVRERVAFSPEQLVEALQLLCLRTSSREAAILSTCNRSELYLEQDALGVDEVLVWLADYHQLSLDELRACAYVHEDDSAVRHMMRVASGLDSMVLGEPQILGQMKSAYAVAREAGTIGPLLGRLFQATFSTAKLVRTDTAIGENPVSVAFAAVSLAKQIFSDLHRSQALLIGAGETISLVARHLHDQGVKRIVVANRTLERASSLAEQFGAHAVLLSDIPQELVHSDIVISSTASQLPILGKGAVESALKQRKHKPIFMVDIAVPRDIEAQVGELDDVYLYTVDDLHEVIAENLKSRQGAAQAAEELIAAGTDDFMQRLRELAAVDVLKAYRQQAERLRDEELAKAQRLLANGSSADEVLALLARGLTNKLLHAPSVQLKKLSADGRIDVLAAAQELFSLDEGESKQ, from the coding sequence ATGGCCTTTCTTGCCCTCGGTATCAACCATAAGACCGCTTCAGTGGAGGTTCGCGAACGCGTGGCCTTCAGTCCAGAGCAGTTGGTTGAGGCCTTGCAGTTGCTTTGTTTGCGCACTTCCAGCCGTGAAGCGGCGATTCTTTCGACCTGTAATCGCAGCGAGCTGTATCTCGAACAAGACGCGCTGGGCGTTGACGAGGTGTTGGTCTGGCTGGCCGATTACCACCAGTTGAGCCTCGACGAGTTGCGTGCCTGCGCCTACGTGCATGAAGACGACTCGGCGGTGCGGCACATGATGCGCGTGGCCTCGGGGCTCGATTCGATGGTGCTGGGCGAGCCGCAGATTCTCGGCCAGATGAAGTCCGCCTACGCGGTGGCGCGCGAGGCCGGCACTATCGGTCCGCTGCTCGGTCGCCTGTTCCAGGCTACGTTCAGCACCGCGAAACTGGTGCGGACCGACACCGCCATCGGCGAAAACCCGGTGTCCGTGGCGTTTGCCGCGGTGAGCCTGGCCAAGCAGATCTTCAGCGACCTGCATCGCAGCCAAGCGCTGCTGATCGGCGCCGGAGAGACCATCAGCCTGGTCGCCCGACACCTGCATGATCAAGGCGTCAAACGCATCGTTGTCGCCAACCGCACGCTGGAGCGCGCCAGTTCGCTGGCCGAGCAGTTCGGCGCGCATGCGGTGTTACTGTCGGACATTCCCCAAGAGCTGGTGCACAGCGACATCGTGATCAGCTCCACCGCCAGCCAGCTGCCGATTCTGGGCAAGGGTGCGGTGGAAAGTGCGTTGAAACAACGCAAGCACAAGCCGATCTTCATGGTCGACATCGCCGTGCCACGCGATATCGAAGCGCAGGTCGGCGAGCTGGACGACGTCTATCTGTATACCGTCGATGATCTTCACGAAGTTATCGCCGAGAACCTCAAGAGCCGCCAGGGCGCTGCGCAGGCGGCCGAAGAACTGATTGCCGCCGGTACCGACGACTTCATGCAGCGGCTGCGCGAACTGGCAGCGGTGGATGTGCTCAAGGCCTACCGTCAACAGGCCGAACGCCTGCGCGACGAGGAACTGGCCAAGGCCCAGCGGTTGCTCGCCAATGGCAGTTCGGCCGATGAAGTGCTGGCGCTGCTGGCGCGCGGGTTGACCAATAAATTGCTGCACGCACCCAGCGTGCAGTTGAAGAAACTCTCCGCCGATGGCCGCATCGATGTGCTTGCCGCGGCTCAAGAGCTGTTCAGCCTCGATGAAGGCGAGTCGAAACAATGA
- a CDS encoding tetratricopeptide repeat protein — protein MNRFFALLAALAFLGGCQSLTSSPSDGSAPVDDSEATPAKAEPQVYSSFNEDTLYSLLTAELAGQRNRFDIALNNYVEQATKTQDPGVAERGFRIAEYLGADQAALDTGLIWAKAAPDNLDAQRAAAIQLARAGRYDESMAYMERVLKGQGDTHFDFLALSAAETDPDTRAGLLQSFDRLLTKYPDNGQLLFGKALLLQQDGHPNEALKLLEDQPAANNDVAPLLLRARLLQSMQRGEEALPLLEKAIKKNPDDKRLRLSYARLLVEQNRIEDAKAEFATLLQQAPDDDDLRFSLALVCLEAKAWKEAIVYLEELVERRSHVDSAHFNLGRAYEELGETESALSEYGMVGAGNDYLPAQQRQTELLFKQGHAAEASSRLAKAREAQPDVAIQLYMIEAEAFSNRERYDAAWQVIQQALKQFPNDLNLLYTRSMLAEKRNDLGQLEKDLRFIIEREPDNAMALNALGYTLVDRTTRYAEGKALIEQAHQLSPDDPAILDSLGWANYRMGNLGEAERLLRLAVERFPDPEVAAHLGEVLWAAGKQREARKVWADALHQQPDNSILRDTLLRLTGSETL, from the coding sequence ATGAATAGATTTTTCGCCTTGCTCGCCGCCCTGGCCTTCCTGGGTGGCTGCCAATCTCTGACTTCGTCGCCATCCGACGGCAGCGCCCCTGTCGATGACTCCGAAGCTACGCCTGCCAAGGCCGAACCGCAGGTTTACAGCTCCTTCAACGAAGACACCCTGTATTCCCTGCTGACTGCCGAACTGGCCGGGCAGCGCAATCGCTTCGATATCGCGCTCAACAACTACGTCGAGCAGGCCACCAAGACTCAGGATCCTGGCGTCGCCGAACGTGGCTTTCGCATCGCCGAATACCTGGGTGCCGACCAGGCCGCGCTGGATACCGGGCTGATCTGGGCCAAAGCCGCGCCGGACAACCTCGACGCGCAGCGCGCCGCCGCTATCCAGCTGGCCCGCGCCGGCCGCTACGACGAATCCATGGCCTACATGGAACGCGTGCTCAAAGGCCAGGGCGACACCCACTTCGACTTCCTCGCGCTATCCGCGGCAGAGACCGATCCAGACACCCGCGCCGGCCTGCTGCAGAGCTTCGATCGCTTGCTGACCAAATATCCAGATAACGGCCAACTGTTGTTCGGCAAGGCCCTGCTACTGCAGCAAGATGGCCATCCCAACGAAGCCCTGAAGCTGCTCGAAGATCAGCCAGCAGCCAATAACGATGTCGCACCGCTACTGCTCCGCGCCCGCCTACTGCAAAGCATGCAGCGTGGCGAAGAAGCGTTGCCGCTGCTGGAAAAAGCCATCAAGAAGAACCCTGACGACAAGCGCCTGCGCCTGTCCTATGCACGCCTGCTGGTCGAACAGAACCGCATCGAGGATGCCAAGGCCGAATTCGCCACCTTGCTGCAACAGGCACCCGATGATGATGACCTGCGCTTTTCGCTGGCCCTCGTGTGCCTGGAAGCCAAGGCTTGGAAAGAAGCCATTGTCTATCTGGAAGAGTTGGTCGAACGTCGCAGTCATGTGGACTCCGCCCACTTCAACCTTGGCCGCGCATATGAGGAATTAGGTGAAACCGAGAGCGCCTTGAGCGAATACGGCATGGTCGGCGCCGGCAATGATTATCTGCCCGCCCAGCAGCGCCAGACCGAGCTGCTCTTCAAGCAAGGCCACGCTGCAGAGGCCTCGAGCAGACTGGCCAAGGCGCGCGAAGCTCAACCGGATGTAGCCATCCAGCTGTACATGATCGAAGCCGAGGCGTTCTCCAACCGTGAACGCTATGACGCTGCCTGGCAAGTGATCCAGCAGGCCTTGAAACAGTTTCCGAATGATCTCAACCTGCTCTATACCCGCTCGATGCTGGCGGAAAAACGCAATGACCTTGGCCAGCTGGAAAAGGATCTGCGCTTCATCATCGAGCGCGAGCCGGACAATGCCATGGCCCTCAACGCCTTGGGCTATACGCTGGTCGACCGCACCACGCGCTACGCCGAGGGCAAGGCACTGATCGAGCAAGCTCATCAGCTCAGCCCGGACGACCCGGCAATCCTCGACAGCCTTGGCTGGGCCAATTACCGGATGGGCAATCTCGGTGAGGCCGAACGCCTGCTGCGACTGGCTGTCGAGCGCTTCCCCGATCCGGAAGTTGCCGCGCATCTAGGTGAAGTCCTGTGGGCCGCTGGCAAACAACGCGAAGCCCGCAAAGTCTGGGCCGACGCTCTGCATCAACAACCCGACAACAGCATCTTGCGCGACACCTTGTTGCGCCTGACTGGCTCCGAGACCCTGTAA
- the lolB gene encoding lipoprotein insertase outer membrane protein LolB codes for MRARHHLLALGLLALLSGCAGLISHESLQGTGDPARWKTHKQQTTRLDGWQISGKVGIRAPKDSGSGTLFWLQRQDYYDIRLSGPLGRGAARLTGHAGAVTLEVANQGRYQATSPEDLLKEQLGWKLPVSHLVWWIRGLPAPDSKSQLTLDSASRLSRLEQDDWQVEYLSYVEQNGYWLPERMKLHGRDLDVTLVIKDWQPRQLGL; via the coding sequence ATGCGCGCGCGTCATCATCTCCTGGCCCTCGGCCTGCTCGCCCTGCTGAGCGGTTGCGCCGGCCTGATTTCCCATGAATCCCTGCAGGGCACTGGCGACCCAGCCCGCTGGAAAACCCACAAGCAGCAGACCACCCGCCTCGACGGCTGGCAAATCAGCGGCAAAGTCGGCATCCGCGCACCTAAAGATTCGGGCAGCGGCACGCTGTTCTGGCTGCAGCGTCAGGATTATTACGATATCCGCCTATCCGGCCCGCTCGGTCGCGGCGCCGCCCGCCTGACCGGACATGCCGGCGCCGTGACTCTGGAGGTCGCCAATCAGGGCCGCTACCAGGCCACGTCCCCGGAAGACCTGCTGAAAGAACAGCTAGGCTGGAAATTGCCGGTTTCCCACCTGGTCTGGTGGATACGCGGCCTACCAGCTCCCGATAGCAAGAGCCAGCTGACCCTCGACAGCGCCAGCCGCCTGTCCCGCCTCGAGCAGGACGACTGGCAGGTCGAATATCTCAGCTATGTCGAGCAAAACGGCTACTGGCTACCGGAACGCATGAAACTGCACGGCCGCGATCTTGACGTGACCCTGGTGATCAAGGACTGGCAACCGCGCCAGCTCGGCCTGTGA
- the ispE gene encoding 4-(cytidine 5'-diphospho)-2-C-methyl-D-erythritol kinase, with amino-acid sequence MPGKRLTLPAPAKLNLMLHILGRRADGYHELQTLFQFLDYGDELSFVVREDGEIRLHTQITGVPHDSNLIVRAARQLQQQSNCPLGADIWLDKRLPMGGGIGGGSSDAATTLLGLNHLWQLDWSDDRLAALGLGLGADVPVFVRGRAAFAEGVGEQLTPVELDEPWFLVAVPQVFVSTAEIFSAPELTRDTPAIKVRSVLERGGRNDCQSVVEKRYPDVRNALILLNKFVSARLTGTGGCVFGSFPNQGEADRVAAQLPASLPSFVAKGSNVSMLHRTLENLS; translated from the coding sequence ATGCCCGGCAAGCGCCTAACCCTACCAGCTCCCGCCAAGCTCAATCTGATGCTGCACATCCTCGGCCGACGCGCCGATGGTTACCACGAACTGCAGACCCTATTTCAGTTTCTCGACTACGGCGACGAACTCAGCTTCGTCGTACGCGAGGACGGTGAAATCCGCCTGCACACGCAGATTACCGGCGTCCCTCATGACAGCAATCTGATCGTCCGCGCGGCTCGCCAATTGCAGCAGCAGAGCAATTGCCCACTCGGCGCGGATATCTGGCTCGATAAGCGCCTGCCCATGGGCGGCGGCATTGGTGGTGGCAGCTCGGACGCCGCCACTACCCTGCTCGGCCTCAATCATCTCTGGCAGCTCGACTGGAGCGACGATCGTCTGGCAGCCTTGGGCTTGGGCCTGGGCGCGGATGTGCCGGTATTCGTCCGTGGCCGCGCGGCATTCGCCGAGGGCGTGGGCGAGCAGCTGACCCCGGTGGAACTCGACGAACCGTGGTTCCTCGTCGCAGTGCCGCAAGTATTTGTCAGCACAGCAGAAATTTTCTCCGCCCCGGAGTTGACACGCGATACTCCGGCAATTAAAGTGCGCTCCGTTCTCGAGCGAGGCGGTCGTAATGACTGTCAGTCGGTTGTCGAGAAGCGTTACCCAGATGTTCGTAACGCTTTGATCTTGCTGAATAAATTTGTTTCAGCTAGATTAACCGGCACTGGAGGTTGTGTGTTTGGGAGCTTCCCAAACCAAGGCGAAGCTGATAGAGTCGCCGCCCAACTTCCAGCCTCCCTGCCAAGTTTTGTAGCGAAAGGCAGCAACGTTTCGATGTTGCACCGAACACTAGAAAACTTGTCCTGA
- a CDS encoding ribose-phosphate pyrophosphokinase, translating to MSKMMVFTGNANPDLARRIVRQLHIPLGDASVGKFSDGEISIEINENVRGKDVFLIQPTCAPTNDNLMELVVMADAFRRSSATRITAVIPYFGYARQDRRPRSARVAISAKVVADMLTVVGIDRVLTVDLHADQIQGFFDIPVDNIYGSPVLVDDIEDQRFENLMIVSPDIGGVVRARAVAKSLGVDLAIIDKRREKANQSEVMHIIGDVEGRTCILVDDMVDTAGTLCHAAKALKEHGAAKVFAYCTHPVLSGRAIENIENSMLDELVVTNTIPLSAAAQACKRIRQLDIAPVVAEAVRRISNEESISAMFR from the coding sequence GTGTCCAAGATGATGGTCTTTACGGGGAATGCTAACCCCGATCTGGCGCGACGTATCGTACGTCAGCTGCACATCCCTCTCGGTGATGCTTCCGTTGGAAAATTTTCCGACGGCGAAATCAGCATCGAAATCAACGAAAACGTTCGCGGTAAAGACGTCTTCCTGATTCAACCGACGTGCGCGCCAACCAACGACAACCTGATGGAACTGGTAGTGATGGCCGATGCCTTCCGCCGCTCCTCAGCTACTCGAATCACCGCTGTTATCCCCTACTTCGGCTATGCCCGCCAGGATCGCCGTCCGCGCTCCGCACGTGTGGCAATCAGCGCTAAAGTCGTGGCTGACATGCTTACTGTGGTAGGCATCGACCGGGTACTCACCGTCGACCTGCACGCGGATCAAATCCAAGGCTTCTTCGATATCCCCGTGGATAACATCTACGGCTCGCCAGTATTGGTGGATGACATCGAAGACCAGCGCTTTGAAAACCTGATGATCGTTTCCCCGGATATTGGCGGCGTAGTGCGTGCACGTGCCGTGGCCAAATCCCTGGGCGTTGACCTGGCGATCATCGACAAGCGCCGCGAGAAAGCCAACCAATCGGAAGTGATGCACATCATCGGCGACGTTGAAGGCCGTACCTGCATCCTGGTCGATGACATGGTCGACACCGCCGGCACGCTCTGTCATGCAGCGAAAGCGCTGAAAGAGCATGGCGCCGCCAAGGTGTTCGCCTACTGCACCCACCCGGTGCTGTCCGGTCGCGCCATCGAGAACATTGAAAATTCCATGCTGGACGAGCTGGTGGTGACCAACACCATTCCGCTGTCCGCCGCGGCCCAGGCCTGTAAGCGTATCCGCCAACTGGATATCGCCCCGGTCGTCGCCGAAGCGGTTCGCCGTATCAGCAACGAAGAATCGATCAGCGCGATGTTCCGCTGA
- a CDS encoding 50S ribosomal protein L25/general stress protein Ctc produces MNDFNLSAESRADLGKGASRRLRRLASLIPAVIYGGDKAPQSISLIAKDVAKLLENEAAFSHVISLNVDGTAENVVIKALQRHPAKGYVMHADFQRVVAGQKLTAHVPLHFINQEGSVGVKQQGGEVSHTIAEVEVSCLPKDLPEFIEVDMAKVEIGQILHLSDLKVPAGVELVALAHGNDLAVANIHASRVVKEEGAAE; encoded by the coding sequence ATGAATGACTTTAACCTGAGTGCCGAATCGCGTGCCGACCTGGGGAAAGGTGCGAGCCGCCGCCTGCGTCGTCTCGCCAGCCTGATCCCGGCTGTGATCTACGGTGGCGACAAAGCCCCGCAATCCATCAGCCTGATCGCTAAAGATGTTGCCAAGCTGCTGGAAAACGAAGCTGCTTTCAGCCACGTGATCAGCCTCAACGTTGACGGCACTGCCGAAAACGTCGTGATCAAAGCGCTGCAACGTCACCCGGCCAAAGGCTATGTAATGCACGCTGACTTCCAGCGCGTCGTTGCCGGCCAGAAACTGACCGCCCACGTACCGCTGCACTTCATCAACCAAGAAGGTTCGGTTGGCGTGAAGCAGCAAGGTGGCGAAGTTTCCCACACCATCGCCGAAGTCGAAGTTTCCTGCCTGCCGAAAGACCTGCCGGAATTCATCGAAGTCGACATGGCCAAAGTCGAAATCGGCCAGATCCTTCACCTCTCCGATCTGAAAGTACCGGCCGGTGTTGAGCTGGTTGCTCTGGCCCATGGCAATGACCTGGCTGTAGCCAACATCCACGCTTCCCGCGTGGTGAAAGAAGAAGGCGCGGCCGAGTAA
- the pth gene encoding aminoacyl-tRNA hydrolase produces MTAVQLIVGLGNPGPEYDQTRHNAGALFVERLADSQNATLSVDRKYFGLVGKFSHQGRDVRLLIPTTFMNRSGQSVAALANFFRIAPEAILVAHDELDMPPGVAKLKKGGGHGGHNGLRDIIAQLGNQNSFHRLRLGIGHPGHASMVSNFVLSRAPRSEQELLDASIDFALGVLPEMLAGEWSKAMHKLHSQKA; encoded by the coding sequence GTGACTGCCGTCCAACTGATCGTCGGCCTGGGAAATCCAGGCCCTGAATACGACCAGACCCGGCATAACGCAGGGGCCCTTTTTGTTGAGCGCCTGGCTGATAGCCAGAACGCCACACTTAGCGTTGATCGCAAATATTTTGGCCTGGTCGGCAAGTTCAGCCATCAGGGCCGCGACGTTCGTCTGCTCATCCCCACCACCTTCATGAACCGCAGCGGCCAATCCGTGGCGGCGTTGGCAAATTTCTTCCGGATTGCTCCGGAGGCGATTCTGGTGGCGCATGACGAACTCGATATGCCTCCCGGCGTCGCCAAGCTCAAAAAGGGCGGCGGGCACGGCGGGCATAATGGGCTGCGCGACATCATCGCCCAGCTCGGCAATCAGAACAGTTTCCACCGTCTGCGCCTGGGTATTGGTCATCCCGGACATGCCAGCATGGTGTCCAATTTCGTGCTCAGCCGCGCACCGCGCAGCGAGCAGGAGTTACTGGATGCCAGCATCGATTTCGCTCTGGGCGTCCTGCCGGAAATGCTTGCCGGCGAATGGAGCAAAGCGATGCACAAACTGCACAGTCAGAAGGCCTGA
- the ychF gene encoding redox-regulated ATPase YchF: MGFNCGIVGLPNVGKSTLFNALTKSGIAAENFPFCTIEPNSGIVPMPDPRLNALAEIVKPERVIPTTMEFVDIAGLVAGASKGEGLGNKFLANIRETDAIAHVVRCFQDDNVIHVSNSVDPKRDIEIIDLELIFADLDSCEKQLQKVTRNAKGGDKEAVAQKALLEKLIPHFTEGKPARTLLKTLGEDEKQLVRGFHLLTSKPVMYIANVAEDGFHDNPLLDVVQAIADEEGAVVVPVCNKIEAEIAELDDGEEKDMFLESLGLEEPGLNRVIRAGYELLHLQTYFTAGVKEVRAWTVRVGATAPQAAAVIHTDFEKGFIRAEVVAYDDFIQYKGEGGAKEAGKWRLEGKEYIVKDGDVMHFRFNV, encoded by the coding sequence ATGGGATTCAATTGCGGCATCGTCGGTTTGCCCAACGTTGGCAAATCCACCCTGTTCAACGCCCTCACCAAATCCGGTATTGCGGCAGAGAACTTTCCGTTCTGCACCATCGAGCCAAACAGCGGCATCGTGCCGATGCCCGACCCGCGCCTGAACGCCCTGGCCGAGATCGTCAAACCCGAGCGCGTGATTCCGACCACCATGGAATTCGTCGACATCGCCGGGCTGGTTGCCGGCGCCTCGAAAGGTGAAGGCCTGGGCAACAAGTTTCTCGCCAACATCCGCGAGACCGATGCGATTGCCCATGTGGTGCGCTGCTTCCAGGACGACAACGTCATCCACGTATCCAACAGCGTCGATCCGAAGCGTGATATCGAGATCATCGATCTGGAACTGATCTTCGCCGACCTCGACAGCTGCGAGAAGCAGCTGCAGAAAGTCACTCGCAACGCCAAAGGTGGCGACAAGGAAGCCGTCGCGCAGAAAGCCCTGCTCGAGAAGCTGATTCCGCACTTCACCGAAGGCAAGCCGGCACGCACCCTGCTGAAGACCCTCGGCGAAGACGAGAAGCAACTGGTTCGCGGCTTCCACCTGCTCACCAGCAAGCCGGTGATGTACATCGCCAACGTCGCCGAAGACGGCTTCCACGACAACCCGTTGCTCGACGTGGTCCAGGCCATCGCCGATGAAGAAGGCGCAGTTGTGGTGCCGGTATGCAACAAGATCGAAGCGGAAATCGCCGAGCTGGATGATGGCGAGGAGAAGGACATGTTCCTCGAATCGCTGGGCCTCGAAGAGCCGGGCCTGAACCGCGTGATTCGCGCCGGTTACGAGCTGCTCCATCTGCAGACCTACTTCACCGCCGGGGTGAAGGAAGTCCGCGCCTGGACCGTGCGCGTCGGCGCGACGGCGCCGCAAGCCGCCGCAGTGATCCACACCGATTTCGAGAAAGGCTTCATCCGCGCCGAAGTGGTCGCCTATGACGACTTCATCCAGTACAAGGGCGAAGGCGGTGCCAAGGAAGCCGGCAAATGGCGCCTGGAAGGCAAGGAATACATCGTCAAGGATGGCGACGTGATGCACTTCCGCTTCAACGTCTGA
- a CDS encoding HAMP domain-containing sensor histidine kinase, with protein MKHLTLTQRLSLVFAVLLLACSGVSVWLQINASTRHEQEVVQRLSSGLAAHIAGTAQLMDTSGWRPAAVRELFDKLMAVNPAVEVYLLGNDGRIVGSAAPAGHVKRDKVDLAPIRRLLADAPLPVLGDDPRSTSGQKVFSAAPVRVAGRDAGYVYVVLQGEAHDALVASLAADSVLRLTLWAMGIVALLGLIMGLVAFRLITRPLRALTQTVRGFAGNGELAAALAADAEPRGDEISILRSAFAQMGQRIAEQWRELTRQDQQRRDLVANISHDLRTPLTSLHGYLETLRVKDETLSVAERRRYLDIALGQSRKVSRLAQELFELARLESGLVQPEPEAFALPDLVQDVLQKFELAAEAREQQLLVEIPQALPAVRADLAMIERVLTNLLDNAIRHNPHGTRIAVRLQGQAQAVQVEISDTGAGIPRDMREGLFTRASALRRSSPESGGLGLIIVQRLLQLHGSDIQLVDDAQPGALFRFSLAAA; from the coding sequence ATGAAACACCTGACCCTGACCCAGCGACTGTCCCTGGTGTTCGCGGTGCTGTTGCTGGCCTGCAGCGGCGTGTCGGTGTGGTTGCAGATCAATGCCAGCACGCGTCATGAGCAGGAGGTGGTGCAGCGGCTGTCCAGCGGTCTGGCCGCGCATATCGCCGGCACGGCGCAGTTGATGGATACCAGCGGTTGGCGGCCCGCTGCGGTGCGCGAGCTGTTCGACAAGCTGATGGCGGTGAACCCGGCGGTCGAGGTGTATCTGCTCGGCAACGACGGGCGGATTGTCGGTAGCGCGGCGCCGGCCGGGCATGTGAAGCGCGACAAGGTCGACCTGGCGCCGATCCGCCGTCTGTTGGCGGACGCACCGTTACCGGTGCTCGGCGATGACCCGCGCAGCACGTCCGGACAGAAGGTGTTCAGCGCGGCGCCGGTGCGGGTGGCCGGGCGCGACGCCGGGTATGTGTACGTGGTGTTGCAAGGCGAGGCGCACGATGCGCTGGTGGCGTCGCTGGCGGCCGACTCGGTGCTGCGCCTGACGCTGTGGGCTATGGGCATCGTCGCGTTGCTCGGGCTGATCATGGGGCTGGTGGCGTTTCGTTTGATCACCCGGCCGCTGCGCGCACTGACCCAAACGGTGCGGGGCTTCGCGGGCAATGGCGAGCTGGCGGCAGCGTTGGCGGCGGATGCCGAGCCGCGCGGTGATGAGATATCCATCCTGCGCAGTGCGTTCGCGCAGATGGGCCAGCGGATTGCCGAGCAATGGCGCGAGTTGACCCGTCAGGACCAGCAACGCCGCGATCTGGTGGCGAATATCTCGCATGACCTGCGCACCCCGCTGACCTCCTTGCATGGCTATCTGGAGACCTTACGGGTCAAGGATGAAACCTTGAGCGTGGCCGAGCGCCGCCGCTACCTGGATATCGCCCTCGGTCAGAGCCGCAAGGTCAGTCGCCTGGCCCAGGAGTTGTTCGAGTTGGCGCGCCTGGAGTCGGGCCTGGTGCAGCCAGAGCCGGAGGCGTTCGCCTTGCCGGATCTGGTCCAGGACGTGCTGCAGAAGTTCGAACTGGCCGCCGAGGCGCGTGAGCAGCAACTGCTGGTCGAGATCCCGCAGGCATTGCCGGCGGTGCGCGCCGATCTGGCGATGATCGAGCGGGTGCTGACCAATCTTCTCGATAACGCGATTCGCCACAACCCGCACGGCACGCGGATCGCCGTGCGCCTGCAGGGCCAGGCGCAGGCCGTACAGGTGGAGATCAGTGACACCGGTGCCGGCATCCCGCGAGACATGCGCGAGGGCTTATTTACCCGGGCCAGCGCCTTGCGGCGCAGTTCGCCGGAAAGCGGCGGGCTGGGGTTGATCATCGTCCAGCGCCTGCTGCAGCTGCACGGCAGCGACATTCAGTTGGTCGACGATGCCCAGCCAGGGGCGCTGTTTCGCTTCAGCCTGGCGGCCGCTTAG